The proteins below are encoded in one region of Micromonospora sp. DSM 45708:
- a CDS encoding RHS repeat-associated core domain-containing protein codes for MSLAMTLSDLPVRRAEAAPKPKPVGALERPDEMAALVTARMTGRDVRITGMTTESAEYLAHPNGQIEAKVHAGPVRMRRNGGWTPIDLTLQPAADGSVQAVAHPLDLRISGKRSGAGELAAVGAGAGRFALGWPGALPTPVLAENRATYPEIAPGIDLVVEATRTGFSQFLTVKSRDAVDRLPSLALPLTGKGLSSFTQDPAGGLTLLNAKGKPVATVPAPQMWDARRAPGSEEPTRRAMVRTKAERPSAGARAAAPNGLTMRLQPDLAWLKDPATQYPVTIDPQINPLYTSFDTYVKEGDTVDRGGANDLQVGLLAGSPSVKSRAFVNWPVSALAGKQITGATVYFWNFWSNTCTANSWEIWSTGAASSATRWGTQPTWIQKEATSTQTKGFSSTCDDGWVSVSGTSFFQRAATAGQSTAYMGVRGTDETNTNSFKQFRSRNAVDSSQVPYAVVTYNSYPTVGTRSTVPSTACVTGASRPTVNTATPQLKSIISDAEGSTVKAEVEWWTLTGTTKLGSTITATAASGSTFSATVPAGVMTNGSSYKWRVRGNDGSVDGAWSPFCEFTVDTSIGAPPIVSSSTYPENQWGGDANVAGNFTFDPNGIADAAAYEYSLDVQPPNKVVNAPSPGAAATVSIKPLTPGWHNVWARTRDSAGNLTALRSYPFKVGSGSQDSPKAGDVSGAKVVLASTAAPSFVDVTYQWRRAGSDTWVTIPAGHVSYAVGGGPVTWPAALTSGAAPKLNWDVAATLAAVDANGIPRDGPVQVRPYFNLSNYGAPADQVKFRFDRNLASADTVQVGPGSVNLITGNYQISAPDVSAAGLSISRTVNSRQPLGLDPLFGPGWVSGLVVSDAEAPYTRLTTYGSLVQVKLPDDSSIGFTKVDSAGVNYEPQVGAESYQLTFSSAANTFTLADEKGNVVTFTRTSTDPANVWTPTSVTPPGSGSATTYSWEKVTLGTNDVMRPTRLLSPVPAGVSCTTLVRGCRALTFTYATTTTATGLGDGQWGDYVGRVKQISYTAWDPDLSTPAMRTVVLARYTYDNSGRLRSVHDPRLDYTDGTGPHSLRTVYYYDSNGIIVSLTPPAQQPWQFSYTTTPSDPGKGRLYKVTRSALTAGTSVQTVVYQVPTSGSGAPYDLSGAQTARWAQAEPPTDATAVFPATEVPTGDPSTGTLPSSYQRATVTYLDANARVVNMAEPGGRVTATSYDRYGNVVQELTAGNRQRALDASPGDTASAEAQLAAKLATFNVYSTDGQLLLETFGSEHDVMLDSGTVVRGRQHARLTYDQGAPSSGGPYKLATTERSSVSYVDAGQTLDADTRTTTTDYDWTLRQPVRVTVDPGDLDLVTRTGYDSEGRVVSTTAPAGGSADTTPATRVTVYYRAAANATYPECGNRPEWDGLVCRTQTGGQPESGPELPVTAVTYDMFGQPRRQTVKTGSGELRRTDLTYDAAGRQSEMSVTAAGLGTALEKRRTVYDQASGQAVRSQTVNGSGTVTAEIIREYDSLGRMASYTDADGTVTASTFDIAGRPATVNDGKGTRTFTFDGGSERRGLPTSVADTQTGTFTASYDNDGIPVSQTWPNGLVVNLTTDESGAARGITYTKPGCGQSNCTLYSETVTASAHDQWRSRSSTLSSQVFSYDQAARLTGVADTVAGQCSTRGYGFDEATNGTSQVAYGPATGGACQTTTAGASREWSYDSADRTTGTGYTYDALGRTLTQPAVDLAVSGAAESTMTYHVNDMVRSITRGTRTTTYNLDVVPNRIRSWTDTADSLTRINHYSADGDSPSWTDEGGGRHSRAISGLAGIAGLFTSTVGVVWQITNLHGDLVAGMTETGVGLAYTSEYDEHGNARNPADAGTRRYGWLGTHQRAADTPDGSILMGSRLYNPSTSRFLSTDPIYGGNSNPYEYGTGDSVNKEDTTGNLSCWRTSLSSRKWYYWWGGWGGYRVDWNFQCYISHSDVRFLTRWGFAYAIIGAIAAVFSGPAGAAFAVAAGAIAWFVWEYSERCTRKRGAYVNGYFRWWTNRSRQYQWGYGWTTSKFCA; via the coding sequence ATGAGCCTGGCGATGACGCTGTCCGACCTGCCCGTGCGGCGGGCGGAGGCGGCGCCCAAGCCGAAGCCGGTCGGTGCACTGGAACGACCCGACGAGATGGCGGCGCTGGTCACCGCCCGGATGACCGGCCGGGACGTCCGCATCACCGGCATGACGACCGAGTCCGCCGAGTACCTCGCACACCCGAACGGCCAGATCGAGGCGAAGGTCCACGCCGGACCGGTCCGGATGCGCAGGAACGGCGGCTGGACGCCGATCGACCTCACCCTCCAGCCCGCCGCCGACGGCTCCGTGCAAGCCGTGGCGCACCCGCTCGACCTGCGGATCTCCGGTAAGCGTTCCGGCGCGGGTGAACTCGCCGCGGTCGGCGCCGGCGCCGGCCGGTTCGCGCTCGGTTGGCCGGGCGCACTGCCGACGCCGGTCCTCGCCGAGAACCGTGCGACCTATCCCGAGATCGCCCCGGGGATCGACCTGGTCGTCGAGGCGACCCGGACCGGCTTCTCCCAGTTCCTGACCGTCAAGAGCCGCGATGCGGTCGACCGCCTGCCCTCGCTGGCGCTTCCGCTGACCGGCAAGGGCCTTTCCTCGTTCACGCAGGACCCGGCGGGCGGCCTGACCCTGCTCAACGCCAAGGGCAAGCCGGTCGCCACGGTCCCCGCGCCGCAGATGTGGGACGCCCGGCGTGCCCCCGGCTCCGAGGAGCCGACCCGCCGCGCCATGGTCAGGACGAAGGCGGAGCGCCCCTCGGCGGGTGCCCGCGCCGCCGCTCCGAACGGGCTCACCATGCGGTTGCAGCCCGACCTGGCCTGGTTGAAGGACCCGGCCACGCAGTACCCGGTCACCATCGACCCGCAGATCAACCCGCTCTACACCTCCTTCGACACCTATGTGAAGGAGGGCGACACCGTCGACCGCGGCGGGGCGAACGACCTCCAAGTCGGCCTGCTGGCCGGCTCGCCCAGCGTGAAGTCGCGCGCGTTCGTGAACTGGCCGGTCTCCGCGCTCGCCGGCAAGCAGATCACCGGGGCGACGGTCTACTTCTGGAACTTCTGGTCCAACACCTGCACCGCGAACTCCTGGGAGATCTGGAGCACCGGCGCCGCCTCCTCGGCGACCCGTTGGGGCACCCAGCCCACCTGGATCCAGAAGGAGGCGACCTCCACCCAGACCAAGGGCTTCTCGTCGACCTGCGACGACGGCTGGGTGAGCGTCAGCGGCACCAGCTTCTTCCAGCGGGCCGCCACCGCCGGGCAGTCCACCGCCTACATGGGCGTGCGGGGCACCGACGAGACGAACACCAACAGCTTCAAGCAGTTCCGCTCCCGCAACGCGGTCGACAGCAGTCAGGTCCCGTACGCGGTGGTGACCTACAACTCGTACCCGACGGTCGGCACCCGCTCGACGGTGCCGTCGACGGCCTGCGTCACCGGCGCTTCCCGGCCGACCGTCAACACCGCCACGCCGCAGCTCAAGTCGATCATCTCGGACGCCGAGGGTTCGACGGTGAAGGCCGAGGTCGAGTGGTGGACGCTGACCGGCACCACCAAGCTGGGCAGCACGATCACGGCTACCGCCGCCTCCGGCAGCACCTTCAGCGCCACGGTGCCGGCCGGCGTCATGACCAACGGCTCGTCCTACAAGTGGCGGGTACGCGGCAACGACGGCTCGGTGGACGGCGCGTGGTCGCCGTTCTGTGAGTTCACCGTGGACACGTCGATCGGCGCGCCGCCGATCGTCAGCTCCTCGACCTACCCGGAGAACCAGTGGGGTGGCGACGCGAACGTCGCCGGCAACTTCACGTTTGACCCGAACGGCATCGCCGACGCCGCCGCCTACGAGTACAGCCTCGACGTGCAGCCGCCGAACAAGGTGGTCAACGCGCCGTCGCCGGGCGCCGCTGCCACGGTGAGCATCAAGCCGCTCACCCCGGGCTGGCACAACGTCTGGGCGCGGACCCGGGACTCGGCCGGCAACCTCACCGCGCTGCGCAGCTACCCGTTCAAGGTCGGCTCCGGCTCCCAGGATTCGCCCAAGGCCGGTGACGTCAGCGGCGCCAAGGTGGTCCTCGCCTCGACCGCCGCGCCGTCCTTCGTCGACGTCACCTACCAGTGGCGGCGGGCCGGCTCCGACACCTGGGTCACCATCCCGGCGGGACACGTCAGCTACGCCGTCGGCGGAGGACCGGTCACCTGGCCGGCCGCCCTGACCAGCGGCGCCGCGCCGAAGCTGAACTGGGACGTCGCCGCCACGCTCGCCGCGGTCGACGCCAACGGCATCCCGCGCGACGGACCGGTGCAGGTCCGGCCCTACTTCAACCTGAGCAACTACGGGGCGCCGGCCGACCAGGTCAAGTTCCGCTTCGACCGTAACCTGGCCTCGGCCGACACCGTCCAGGTGGGGCCCGGCTCGGTCAACCTGATCACCGGCAACTACCAGATCTCCGCTCCGGACGTCTCGGCTGCCGGATTGTCCATCTCCCGCACCGTCAACAGCCGGCAGCCGCTCGGCCTCGATCCGCTCTTCGGTCCGGGCTGGGTCTCCGGTCTGGTGGTGTCCGACGCGGAAGCGCCCTACACCAGGCTGACCACCTACGGCAGCCTGGTCCAGGTGAAGCTCCCGGACGACTCGTCGATCGGTTTCACCAAGGTCGACAGCGCCGGGGTCAACTACGAGCCGCAGGTCGGCGCGGAGTCCTACCAGCTGACCTTCAGCTCGGCCGCCAACACCTTCACCCTCGCCGACGAGAAGGGGAACGTGGTCACGTTCACCCGGACCTCGACGGACCCGGCGAACGTCTGGACCCCCACCTCGGTGACGCCGCCGGGCTCGGGGAGCGCCACCACCTACTCCTGGGAGAAAGTGACGCTGGGGACCAACGACGTCATGCGGCCGACCCGTCTGCTGTCCCCGGTGCCGGCCGGCGTCAGCTGCACCACGCTGGTCCGTGGCTGCCGTGCCCTGACCTTCACCTACGCCACCACCACCACGGCCACCGGCCTCGGTGACGGTCAGTGGGGCGACTACGTCGGCCGGGTGAAGCAGATCTCCTACACCGCCTGGGACCCGGACCTGTCCACTCCGGCGATGCGGACCGTCGTGCTGGCCCGCTACACCTACGACAACAGCGGCCGGCTGCGGAGCGTGCACGACCCCCGGCTGGACTACACCGACGGCACCGGGCCGCACTCGCTGCGAACGGTCTACTACTACGACTCGAACGGCATCATCGTCTCGTTGACGCCGCCGGCCCAGCAGCCGTGGCAGTTCTCGTACACGACCACGCCGAGCGACCCCGGCAAGGGCCGGCTCTACAAGGTGACCCGGTCGGCGTTGACCGCGGGAACGTCCGTGCAGACGGTCGTCTACCAGGTGCCGACCTCCGGCAGCGGCGCGCCGTACGACCTGTCCGGCGCGCAGACCGCACGGTGGGCGCAGGCGGAGCCACCGACCGACGCCACGGCCGTCTTCCCGGCCACCGAGGTGCCGACCGGCGACCCGAGCACCGGTACGCTGCCCAGCTCCTACCAGCGTGCGACGGTCACCTACCTGGACGCCAACGCCCGTGTGGTCAACATGGCCGAACCGGGTGGGCGCGTCACCGCCACCTCCTACGACCGGTACGGCAACGTCGTGCAGGAGTTGACCGCCGGCAACCGCCAGCGGGCCCTGGACGCGTCACCAGGCGACACCGCCAGCGCCGAGGCGCAGCTCGCGGCGAAGCTGGCCACCTTCAACGTCTACTCCACCGACGGCCAGTTGCTGCTGGAGACGTTCGGCTCGGAGCATGACGTGATGCTCGACTCCGGCACGGTCGTGCGCGGTCGGCAGCACGCCCGGCTCACCTACGACCAGGGAGCGCCGAGCAGCGGCGGGCCCTACAAGCTGGCGACCACCGAACGGTCATCGGTCAGCTATGTCGACGCCGGACAGACCCTGGACGCGGACACCCGCACCACCACCACCGACTACGACTGGACGCTGCGCCAGCCGGTCAGGGTCACCGTCGATCCGGGCGACCTGGACCTGGTCACCCGAACGGGCTACGACAGCGAAGGGCGCGTGGTCAGCACCACGGCCCCGGCCGGTGGCAGCGCGGACACCACACCGGCGACCCGGGTCACGGTCTACTACCGGGCGGCGGCCAACGCCACCTACCCGGAGTGCGGCAACCGGCCGGAGTGGGACGGCCTGGTCTGCCGCACGCAGACCGGCGGTCAGCCCGAGTCCGGGCCGGAACTACCGGTCACGGCCGTCACCTACGACATGTTCGGGCAGCCGCGCCGACAGACGGTGAAGACCGGATCGGGTGAGCTGCGGCGGACCGACCTCACCTACGACGCCGCCGGGCGTCAGTCGGAGATGTCGGTGACCGCGGCCGGTCTGGGCACGGCGCTGGAGAAGCGGCGCACCGTCTACGACCAGGCCAGCGGGCAGGCGGTCCGGAGCCAGACGGTCAACGGCTCCGGGACGGTGACGGCGGAGATCATCCGCGAGTACGACAGCCTGGGCCGGATGGCCTCGTACACCGACGCCGACGGCACGGTCACCGCCAGCACCTTCGACATCGCGGGCCGGCCGGCCACCGTCAATGACGGCAAGGGCACCCGCACCTTCACCTTCGACGGCGGCAGCGAGCGACGCGGCCTGCCGACGTCGGTGGCGGACACCCAGACGGGCACCTTCACCGCCAGCTACGACAACGATGGGATCCCGGTCAGCCAGACCTGGCCCAACGGACTCGTGGTGAACCTGACCACCGACGAGAGCGGCGCGGCCCGCGGCATCACCTACACCAAGCCGGGCTGCGGCCAGAGCAACTGCACCCTCTACAGCGAGACGGTCACCGCCAGCGCCCACGACCAGTGGCGCAGCCGCTCGTCGACCCTGTCCTCGCAGGTCTTCAGCTACGACCAGGCCGCCCGGCTCACCGGCGTGGCGGACACCGTGGCCGGCCAGTGCAGCACCCGCGGGTACGGCTTCGACGAGGCCACCAACGGCACCAGTCAGGTGGCGTACGGCCCGGCGACGGGCGGCGCCTGTCAGACGACCACGGCCGGCGCCAGCCGGGAGTGGAGCTATGACAGCGCCGACCGCACCACCGGGACCGGCTACACCTACGACGCGCTCGGCCGGACGCTGACCCAGCCGGCCGTCGACCTCGCGGTCTCCGGTGCCGCGGAAAGCACCATGACCTACCACGTCAACGACATGGTGCGCAGCATCACCCGAGGCACCCGCACCACCACCTACAACCTGGATGTCGTGCCCAACCGGATCCGCTCCTGGACCGACACCGCCGACAGCCTCACCCGGATCAACCACTACAGCGCCGACGGTGACAGTCCGAGCTGGACCGACGAGGGCGGCGGCCGGCACTCGCGGGCTATCAGTGGGCTCGCCGGCATCGCCGGCCTGTTCACCAGCACCGTCGGTGTCGTCTGGCAGATCACCAATCTGCACGGCGATCTCGTCGCTGGGATGACCGAAACCGGCGTCGGGCTGGCCTACACCAGCGAGTACGACGAGCACGGCAACGCGCGCAATCCCGCGGACGCCGGCACCCGACGCTACGGCTGGCTCGGCACCCACCAACGCGCCGCCGACACCCCCGACGGCTCGATCCTCATGGGCTCCCGCCTCTACAACCCCAGCACCAGCCGATTCCTCTCCACCGACCCGATCTACGGGGGCAACTCCAATCCGTACGAATACGGCACCGGCGACTCGGTCAACAAGGAAGACACCACCGGCAATCTGTCGTGCTGGCGCACCAGCCTCAGCTCCCGTAAGTGGTACTACTGGTGGGGCGGCTGGGGTGGCTACCGCGTCGACTGGAACTTCCAGTGCTACATCTCCCACAGTGACGTGAGGTTCCTGACCAGATGGGGCTTCGCGTACGCCATCATCGGCGCGATCGCGGCCGTCTTCTCCGGGCCGGCCGGGGCCGCGTTCGCCGTCGCGGCCGGTGCCATCGCCTGGTTCGTCTGGGAGTACAGCGAACGGTGCACCCGGAAGCGGGGAGCGTACGTCAACGGGTACTTCCGCTGGTGGACGAACCGCAGCCGGCAGTACCAGTGGGGATATGGCTGGACCACCAGCAAGTTCTGTGCCTAG
- a CDS encoding shikimate dehydrogenase, with protein MAAPHRAAVVGKPIAHSLSPAIHSAGYAAAGLAGWSYTTIEAGADELPGLVAGLGPEWAGLSVTMPGKEAALALADEVSPVAAAVGAANTLVRRPDGTWYADNTDVTGMVEVLTGAGCVTGAVVTVLGAGGTARAAIAAAARIGAAEVTVVARRPEAIDELRPVAAAVGVPLAGAEWDGAPAHARADLVISTVPKGVADPLADNFDWRPETVLFDVVYDPWPTPLAAGALAAGCRVISGLDLLLAQAVGQFEHFTGIAAPRSAMRAALR; from the coding sequence ATGGCCGCCCCACACCGTGCGGCGGTGGTCGGTAAGCCGATCGCCCACTCGCTCTCCCCGGCGATCCACTCCGCCGGGTACGCGGCGGCCGGGTTGGCCGGCTGGTCGTACACGACGATCGAGGCCGGCGCGGACGAGCTGCCCGGCCTGGTCGCGGGCCTCGGCCCGGAGTGGGCCGGGCTGTCGGTGACCATGCCCGGCAAGGAGGCGGCGCTCGCGCTGGCCGACGAGGTCTCGCCGGTCGCCGCCGCGGTCGGCGCCGCCAACACGCTGGTACGCCGGCCCGACGGCACCTGGTACGCGGACAACACCGACGTGACCGGCATGGTCGAGGTGCTCACCGGCGCCGGCTGCGTGACCGGCGCGGTGGTGACCGTGCTCGGCGCCGGCGGCACCGCCCGGGCGGCGATCGCGGCGGCGGCGCGGATCGGGGCCGCCGAGGTGACAGTGGTGGCCCGCCGGCCCGAGGCGATCGACGAGCTGCGCCCGGTGGCGGCGGCGGTCGGGGTGCCGCTGGCCGGCGCGGAGTGGGACGGCGCGCCCGCGCACGCCCGCGCCGACCTGGTGATCTCCACGGTGCCGAAGGGCGTCGCCGACCCGCTCGCCGACAACTTCGACTGGCGGCCGGAGACGGTGCTGTTCGACGTTGTCTACGATCCGTGGCCGACCCCGCTGGCGGCGGGCGCGCTGGCCGCCGGCTGCCGGGTGATCTCCGGGCTGGACCTGCTGCTGGCCCAGGCGGTCGGCCAGTTCGAGCACTTCACCGGCATCGCCGCCCCCCGTTCCGCGATGCGCGCCGCCCTGCGGTGA
- the mltG gene encoding endolytic transglycosylase MltG, which yields MIDDLDLGFDEQERGEKGRHRRGAVRRRQGKSGGGPGKTLLALALALILLGGIGGGAYYGFDRIQNYFVTPDYDGSGSGEAIVEIKQGALIADMADALVAADVVKSTKAFIEAAEENTRSKNIQPGTYKLRKQMSGDAAVTAMLDLKNKIVNGLTIPEGLTAKTVYKRLSEKTDIPVKDFETAAKDPEALGVPDWWFKRSDGKKIKPSIEGFLYPDTYEIPPKATAETVLKLMVENFLTVTGDMKFADRVQAERGGVSPYEALVVASLAQAEAGNKDDLGKVARVAYNRVYGEFPCNCLEMDVTVNYYLELTGQKTKTSKDMTPAELDNPKNPYNRKLRGLVPTPINNPGKQALEGAMAPPPGKWLFFVAIDKEGHSAFAETYEEQRRNEQKAKEAGII from the coding sequence ATGATCGACGATCTTGATCTGGGGTTCGACGAGCAGGAGAGGGGGGAGAAGGGCCGGCACCGGCGCGGCGCGGTGCGTCGCCGCCAGGGCAAGTCCGGCGGTGGCCCGGGCAAGACCCTTCTCGCGCTCGCGCTCGCGCTGATCCTGCTCGGCGGCATCGGCGGGGGCGCCTACTACGGCTTCGACCGCATCCAGAACTACTTCGTCACCCCCGACTACGACGGGTCCGGCTCCGGCGAGGCGATCGTCGAGATCAAGCAGGGCGCGTTGATCGCCGACATGGCCGACGCGCTGGTGGCCGCCGACGTGGTGAAGAGCACCAAGGCGTTCATCGAGGCCGCCGAGGAGAACACGCGCAGCAAGAACATCCAGCCCGGCACGTACAAGCTGCGCAAGCAGATGAGCGGTGACGCGGCGGTCACGGCCATGCTCGACCTGAAGAACAAGATCGTCAACGGGCTCACCATCCCCGAGGGGCTGACCGCGAAGACGGTGTACAAGCGGCTCTCCGAGAAGACCGACATCCCGGTCAAGGACTTCGAGACCGCGGCGAAGGACCCCGAGGCGCTGGGCGTGCCGGACTGGTGGTTCAAGCGCTCCGACGGCAAGAAGATCAAGCCGTCGATCGAGGGCTTCCTCTACCCCGACACCTACGAGATCCCGCCGAAGGCCACCGCCGAGACGGTGCTCAAGCTGATGGTGGAGAACTTCCTCACGGTCACCGGCGACATGAAGTTCGCCGACCGGGTGCAGGCGGAACGCGGCGGGGTCAGCCCGTACGAGGCGTTGGTCGTCGCGTCGCTGGCGCAGGCCGAGGCGGGCAACAAGGACGACCTGGGCAAGGTCGCCCGGGTCGCCTACAACCGGGTCTACGGCGAGTTCCCCTGCAACTGCCTGGAGATGGACGTCACGGTCAACTACTACCTGGAGCTGACCGGCCAGAAGACCAAGACGTCCAAGGACATGACGCCGGCCGAGCTGGACAACCCGAAGAACCCGTACAACCGCAAGCTGCGCGGGCTGGTGCCCACGCCGATCAACAACCCGGGCAAGCAGGCGCTGGAGGGGGCGATGGCTCCCCCGCCGGGCAAGTGGCTCTTCTTCGTGGCGATCGACAAGGAGGGCCACTCGGCCTTCGCCGAGACCTACGAGGAGCAGCGGCGCAACGAGCAGAAGGCCAAGGAGGCCGGGATCATCTGA
- the ruvX gene encoding Holliday junction resolvase RuvX — MVELSRGVRLGVDVGQVRVGVSRSDPHGILATPLVTLARDLTAEPDAVPADMAELVRLAAEYEAVGIVVGLPVNLAGKHGPAAANVSAYATRLADVMRPIPVTLTDERMSTVVASRRLAERGVRGKRQRAVVDQAAAVEILQSWLDAQRRRTDDRRS, encoded by the coding sequence ATGGTTGAGTTGTCCCGTGGTGTCCGGCTTGGGGTGGACGTCGGGCAGGTCCGGGTCGGGGTGTCCCGGTCCGATCCGCACGGCATCCTCGCCACCCCGCTGGTCACGCTGGCGCGCGACCTGACCGCCGAACCGGACGCGGTGCCGGCCGACATGGCCGAGCTGGTCCGGCTGGCGGCCGAGTACGAGGCGGTCGGGATCGTCGTCGGCCTCCCGGTCAACCTCGCCGGAAAGCACGGTCCGGCGGCGGCGAACGTATCGGCATATGCCACCCGTTTGGCTGATGTAATGAGGCCGATTCCGGTGACGCTGACGGACGAGAGGATGTCGACCGTCGTCGCAAGTCGTAGGCTGGCCGAGCGGGGCGTCCGGGGAAAGCGTCAACGAGCGGTGGTCGACCAGGCCGCCGCGGTGGAGATTCTGCAGAGCTGGTTGGACGCACAGCGGAGGCGGACGGATGATCGACGATCTTGA